In a single window of the Gossypium hirsutum isolate 1008001.06 chromosome A13, Gossypium_hirsutum_v2.1, whole genome shotgun sequence genome:
- the LOC107890461 gene encoding pentatricopeptide repeat-containing protein At3g61360, translated as MISLLQMMKSSQLLQLPRTNLCRFLSVACKSSSLSPFASEIKTEVDRITRIINDHSFPDEPLEPTLLRHIPPVSLSSYFVESVLGRLFAAHSNGLKALEFFKYSIHHSQHAPSVGAFEKTLHILTRMRYFDKAWELMMDMQCSHPSLLSLKSMSIMLAKIAKFQSYEDTLEAFKRMETEVFAGRNFSTDEFNVLLRAFCSQREMKEARSVFLKMHSRFPTNTKTMNILLLGFKESGNVTAMELFYHEMIRRGFKPNSMTYNIRIDAYCKKGCLGDGLRLLEEMERVHCLPTLETITTLIHGAGVARNIPKARQLFDEIPKRNLQLDVGAYNAMISSLIRSKDIHSAIELMDEMERKQIEYDGVTYHTMFLGMMKLSGIEGVSELYCKMLERNFIPRTRTVVMLMKFFCGNQHLHFALNLWDYLLQKGHCPHSHALDLLATGLCSRGRWQEAYQCCKQILERGRHMSESVNHMMQRILKQYDEMEKLMELNRMKMKLQSVLP; from the coding sequence ATGATCTCATTATTGCAAATGATGAAATCTAGTCAACTTCTTCAACTTCCAAGAACAAATCTATGCCGTTTTCTCTCCGTTGCCTGCAAATCTTCCAGCCTCTCTCCTTTTGCCTCTGAAATAAAAACTGAAGTTGACAGAATCACTAGAATTATCAATGACCATTCGTTTCCAGATGAACCACTTGAACCGACCCTTCTCCGGCATATCCCACCTGTTTCTCTTTCCTCATATTTTGTGGAGAGTGTTCTTGGTCGTCTTTTTGCGGCACACTCAAATGGATTGAAAGCCTTAGAGTTCTTTAAGTACTCCATCCACCATTCTCAGCATGCTCCAAGTGTGGGTGCTTTTGAAAAAACACTCCATATCCTCACACGTATGCGCTATTTTGATAAAGCTTGGGAATTGATGATGGATATGCAGTGTTCGCACCCTTCCCTGCTTAGCCTTAAATCAATGAGCATCATGTTAGCAAAAATTGCTAAATTTCAATCCTATGAAGACACCCTTGAAGCATTCAAAAGGATGGAGACTGAAGTTTTTGCTGGGAGGAATTTTAGTACTGATGAGTTCAATGTTCTGCTTCGAGCTTTTTGCTCGCAGAGGGAGATGAAAGAGGCCAGATCAGTATTCCTGAAGATGCATTCTCGATTTCCAACTAATACCAAGACCATGAATATTCTGCTTTTGGGATTCAAGGAATCGGGCAATGTTACTGCAATGGAACTTTTTTACCATGAGATGATTCGAAGAGGTTTCAAGCCTAACAGTATGACATATAACATCCGAATCGATGCTTACTGTAAGAAGGGATGCTTGGGGGATGGTCTGCGGCTTCTTGAAGAAATGGAACGGGTCCACTGCTTGCCTACACTTGAAACAATCACTACTTTGATTCATGGAGCTGGTGTTGCTCGAAATATTCCAAAGGCGAGGCAGTTGTTTGATGAAATTCCTAAAAGAAATTTACAGCTTGATGTTGGAgcttataatgctatgatcagtTCCCTTATTAGGTCCAAAGATATACATTCTGCCATTGAATTGATGGATGAGATGGAGAGAAAGCAGATTGAGTATGATGGTGTGACGTATCATACAATGTTTTTAGGAATGATGAAGTTGAGTGGCATTGAAGGAGTTAGTGAGCTTTACTGTAAAATGCTAGAGAGAAATTTCATTCCTAGGACCCGGACAGTGGTGATGCTAATGAAATTTTTTTGTGGAAACCAGCATTTGCATTTTGCTTTAAATTTATGGGATTATTTATTACAGAAAGGGCATTGTCCTCATAGCCATGCACTGGATCTTTTGGCAACAGGTTTGTGTTCTCGGGGACGGTGGCAAGAAGCATATCAATGCTGCAAACAAATCTTGGAGAGAGGAAGGCATATGAGTGAATCAGTTAATCATATGATGCAGAGAATTCTAAAGCAGTATGATGAAATGGAGAAGTTGATGGAGCTCAACAGGATGAAAATGAAACTGCAATCTGTTCTGCCATAA
- the LOC107890468 gene encoding uncharacterized protein C630.12 isoform X1: MKGHEKLTLLLCLIWTATILYGEMFSFYMPFLFSCSWPHLSSSSSSDSTMNGKGYAADYVKVAVIADPQIMDKTSLRLPSKSLALEFVQFYTDLFMRRAFFSSILPFKPEVILFLGDYFDGGPYLSDDEWQESLSRLKHMFGLNTEEIHSTVKVYHLPGNHDIGYATLQSHKPEVVRRYEKEFGSRNYQFMVGKVEFVAIDAQTVDANQEGSVASATWNFVSNVSSDRQLHPRVLLSHIPLYRRDWTDCGPHRGSPIINQRIRHNIYDKEVSYQNYITEESSNQLLNLIRPVIVLSGHDHDQCTVTHESKGGPVTEHTLGTISWQQGNLYPSFMLLSARKTPLSDTSLPEEAVLTRLCFLPMQTHIYIWYIVLFVLTILSLLLWPTSGLSFCHHQFDDMVECVRKLINIYRDGTKEKNEDENYEYEMIWGADGSMHLVKKVLAQPVTRTNNIGPVERGNAVMRATAKKSVNQLTEVCLSMETNADSEVDPKKLPPRASKSKAKMVIQRFVRTFRMLILIAAVNVPLYMMFLFKDWIDK; the protein is encoded by the exons ATGAAAGGGCACGAGAAATTGACTCTGCTTCTATGCCTAATATGGACTGCAACCATCCTTTACGGCGAGATGTTCTCCTTTTACATGCCCTTTCTCTTCTCTTGCTCTTGGCCTCACCTTTCCTCATCCTCTTCTTCCGATTCCACT ATGAATGGAAAAGGTTATGCGGCTGATTATGTCAAAGTGGCTGTTATTGCTGATCCACAG ATCATGGACAAAACCTCCCTTCGCCTGCCGTCTAAATCACTTGCTTTGGAGTTTGTACAATTCTATACAGATTTGTTCATGCGCAGAGCCTTTTTCTCATCCATCCTTCCTTTCAAACCAGAAGTGATTttgtttttgggtgattattttgATGGAGGTCCTTATTTATCAGATGATGA ATGGCAGGAATCGTTAAGCCGTCTGAAGCATATGTTTGGTCTAAATACAGAAGAAATACATTCCACTGTTAAAGTTTACCACCTTCCTGGAAACCATGATATTGGTTATGCAACTCTTCAGTCTCATAAACCAGAG GTGGTTAGACGGTATGAAAAAGAATTTGGGAGCAGAAATTATCAATTCATGGTTGGAAAAGTGGAGTTTGTAGCTATTGATGCTCAAACTGTGGAT GCGAATCAAGAAGGAAGTGTTGCTTCAGCAACTTGGAATTTTGTTAGCAACGTCTCATCAG aTCGTCAATTACACCCAAGAGTTTTGTTGAGCCATATTCCATTATATCGGCGGGATTGGACTGATTGTGGACCACATCGTGGCTCTCCAATTATCAATCAG CGAATACGGCATAATATTTATGATAAAGAAGTAAG TTATCAGAACTACATCACTGAGGAATCATCTAACCAATTGCTAAACTTAATCAGACCA GTTATTGTTTTATCTGGTCATGATCATGATCAGTGTACAGTGACTCATGAGTCAAAGGGTGGACCTGTAACAGAG CACACTTTAGGGACTATAAGCTGGCAGCAAGGGAACCTCTATCCATCTTTCATGCTGTTATCTGCTAGAAAAACTCCACTCTCAGATACATCTTTGCCAGAAGAAGCTGTACTTACTCGTCTGTGCTTTCTTCCAATGCAAACACACATTTACATATG gtATATAGTACTATTTGTTTTGACCATCCTTTCTCTCCTTCTGTGGCCAACAAGTGGTCTGAGCTtttgtcatcatcaatttgatgATATGGTGGAATGTGTCAGAAAGTTGATAAACATCTATAGAGATGGGacaaaagagaaaaatgaagaCGAAAATTACGAGTATGAGATGATTTGGGGTGCAGATGGATCGATGCATCTTGTCAAAAAAGTTTTAGCCCAACCTGTCACACGCACAAATAATATAGGTCCAGTAGAGAG GGGCAATGCTGTGATGAGAGCAACTGCTAAGAAGAGTGTTAATCAGCTGACAGAGGTCTGCTTGAGTATGGAAACAAATGCAGATTCTGAGGTTGATCCAAAGAAGCTACCACCTAGAGCAAGCAAATCAAAGGCGAAGATGGTAATACAGAGGTTTGTTCGCACATTCCGAATGCTTATTCTCATTGCTGCGGTGAACGTTCCTCTATACATGATGTTCTTGTTCAAAGATTGGATTGACAAATAA
- the LOC107890468 gene encoding uncharacterized protein C630.12 isoform X4, with the protein MKGHEKLTLLLCLIWTATILYGEMFSFYMPFLFSCSWPHLSSSSSSDSTMNGKGYAADYVKVAVIADPQIMDKTSLRLPSKSLALEFVQFYTDLFMRRAFFSSILPFKPEVILFLGDYFDGGPYLSDDEWQESLSRLKHMFGLNTEEIHSTVKVYHLPGNHDIGYATLQSHKPEVVRRYEKEFGSRNYQFMVGKVEFVAIDAQTVDANQEGSVASATWNFVSNVSSDRQLHPRVLLSHIPLYRRDWTDCGPHRGSPIINQRIRHNIYDKEVSYQNYITEESSNQLLNLIRPVIVLSGHDHDQCTVTHESKGGPVTEHTLGTISWQQGNLYPSFMLLSARKTPLSDTSLPEEAVLTRLCFLPMQTHIYIWYIVLFVLTILSLLLWPTSGLSFCHHQFDDMVECVRKLINIYRDGTKEKNEDENYEYEMIWGADGSMHLVKKVLAQPVTRTNNIGAML; encoded by the exons ATGAAAGGGCACGAGAAATTGACTCTGCTTCTATGCCTAATATGGACTGCAACCATCCTTTACGGCGAGATGTTCTCCTTTTACATGCCCTTTCTCTTCTCTTGCTCTTGGCCTCACCTTTCCTCATCCTCTTCTTCCGATTCCACT ATGAATGGAAAAGGTTATGCGGCTGATTATGTCAAAGTGGCTGTTATTGCTGATCCACAG ATCATGGACAAAACCTCCCTTCGCCTGCCGTCTAAATCACTTGCTTTGGAGTTTGTACAATTCTATACAGATTTGTTCATGCGCAGAGCCTTTTTCTCATCCATCCTTCCTTTCAAACCAGAAGTGATTttgtttttgggtgattattttgATGGAGGTCCTTATTTATCAGATGATGA ATGGCAGGAATCGTTAAGCCGTCTGAAGCATATGTTTGGTCTAAATACAGAAGAAATACATTCCACTGTTAAAGTTTACCACCTTCCTGGAAACCATGATATTGGTTATGCAACTCTTCAGTCTCATAAACCAGAG GTGGTTAGACGGTATGAAAAAGAATTTGGGAGCAGAAATTATCAATTCATGGTTGGAAAAGTGGAGTTTGTAGCTATTGATGCTCAAACTGTGGAT GCGAATCAAGAAGGAAGTGTTGCTTCAGCAACTTGGAATTTTGTTAGCAACGTCTCATCAG aTCGTCAATTACACCCAAGAGTTTTGTTGAGCCATATTCCATTATATCGGCGGGATTGGACTGATTGTGGACCACATCGTGGCTCTCCAATTATCAATCAG CGAATACGGCATAATATTTATGATAAAGAAGTAAG TTATCAGAACTACATCACTGAGGAATCATCTAACCAATTGCTAAACTTAATCAGACCA GTTATTGTTTTATCTGGTCATGATCATGATCAGTGTACAGTGACTCATGAGTCAAAGGGTGGACCTGTAACAGAG CACACTTTAGGGACTATAAGCTGGCAGCAAGGGAACCTCTATCCATCTTTCATGCTGTTATCTGCTAGAAAAACTCCACTCTCAGATACATCTTTGCCAGAAGAAGCTGTACTTACTCGTCTGTGCTTTCTTCCAATGCAAACACACATTTACATATG gtATATAGTACTATTTGTTTTGACCATCCTTTCTCTCCTTCTGTGGCCAACAAGTGGTCTGAGCTtttgtcatcatcaatttgatgATATGGTGGAATGTGTCAGAAAGTTGATAAACATCTATAGAGATGGGacaaaagagaaaaatgaagaCGAAAATTACGAGTATGAGATGATTTGGGGTGCAGATGGATCGATGCATCTTGTCAAAAAAGTTTTAGCCCAACCTGTCACACGCACAAATAATATAG GGGCAATGCTGTGA
- the LOC107890468 gene encoding uncharacterized protein C630.12 isoform X5 — MKGHEKLTLLLCLIWTATILYGEMFSFYMPFLFSCSWPHLSSSSSSDSTMNGKGYAADYVKVAVIADPQIMDKTSLRLPSKSLALEFVQFYTDLFMRRAFFSSILPFKPEVILFLGDYFDGGPYLSDDEWQESLSRLKHMFGLNTEEIHSTVKVYHLPGNHDIGYATLQSHKPEVVRRYEKEFGSRNYQFMVGKVEFVAIDAQTVDANQEGSVASATWNFVSNVSSDRQLHPRVLLSHIPLYRRDWTDCGPHRGSPIINQRIRHNIYDKEVSYQNYITEESSNQLLNLIRPVIVLSGHDHDQCTVTHESKGGPVTEHTLGTISWQQGNLYPSFMLLSARKTPLSDTSLPEEAVLTRLCFLPMQTHIYIWGNAVMRATAKKSVNQLTEVCLSMETNADSEVDPKKLPPRASKSKAKMVIQRFVRTFRMLILIAAVNVPLYMMFLFKDWIDK; from the exons ATGAAAGGGCACGAGAAATTGACTCTGCTTCTATGCCTAATATGGACTGCAACCATCCTTTACGGCGAGATGTTCTCCTTTTACATGCCCTTTCTCTTCTCTTGCTCTTGGCCTCACCTTTCCTCATCCTCTTCTTCCGATTCCACT ATGAATGGAAAAGGTTATGCGGCTGATTATGTCAAAGTGGCTGTTATTGCTGATCCACAG ATCATGGACAAAACCTCCCTTCGCCTGCCGTCTAAATCACTTGCTTTGGAGTTTGTACAATTCTATACAGATTTGTTCATGCGCAGAGCCTTTTTCTCATCCATCCTTCCTTTCAAACCAGAAGTGATTttgtttttgggtgattattttgATGGAGGTCCTTATTTATCAGATGATGA ATGGCAGGAATCGTTAAGCCGTCTGAAGCATATGTTTGGTCTAAATACAGAAGAAATACATTCCACTGTTAAAGTTTACCACCTTCCTGGAAACCATGATATTGGTTATGCAACTCTTCAGTCTCATAAACCAGAG GTGGTTAGACGGTATGAAAAAGAATTTGGGAGCAGAAATTATCAATTCATGGTTGGAAAAGTGGAGTTTGTAGCTATTGATGCTCAAACTGTGGAT GCGAATCAAGAAGGAAGTGTTGCTTCAGCAACTTGGAATTTTGTTAGCAACGTCTCATCAG aTCGTCAATTACACCCAAGAGTTTTGTTGAGCCATATTCCATTATATCGGCGGGATTGGACTGATTGTGGACCACATCGTGGCTCTCCAATTATCAATCAG CGAATACGGCATAATATTTATGATAAAGAAGTAAG TTATCAGAACTACATCACTGAGGAATCATCTAACCAATTGCTAAACTTAATCAGACCA GTTATTGTTTTATCTGGTCATGATCATGATCAGTGTACAGTGACTCATGAGTCAAAGGGTGGACCTGTAACAGAG CACACTTTAGGGACTATAAGCTGGCAGCAAGGGAACCTCTATCCATCTTTCATGCTGTTATCTGCTAGAAAAACTCCACTCTCAGATACATCTTTGCCAGAAGAAGCTGTACTTACTCGTCTGTGCTTTCTTCCAATGCAAACACACATTTACATATG GGGCAATGCTGTGATGAGAGCAACTGCTAAGAAGAGTGTTAATCAGCTGACAGAGGTCTGCTTGAGTATGGAAACAAATGCAGATTCTGAGGTTGATCCAAAGAAGCTACCACCTAGAGCAAGCAAATCAAAGGCGAAGATGGTAATACAGAGGTTTGTTCGCACATTCCGAATGCTTATTCTCATTGCTGCGGTGAACGTTCCTCTATACATGATGTTCTTGTTCAAAGATTGGATTGACAAATAA
- the LOC107890468 gene encoding uncharacterized protein C630.12 isoform X2 codes for MKGHEKLTLLLCLIWTATILYGEMFSFYMPFLFSCSWPHLSSSSSSDSTMNGKGYAADYVKVAVIADPQIMDKTSLRLPSKSLALEFVQFYTDLFMRRAFFSSILPFKPEVILFLGDYFDGGPYLSDDEWQESLSRLKHMFGLNTEEIHSTVKVYHLPGNHDIGYATLQSHKPEVVRRYEKEFGSRNYQFMVGKVEFVAIDAQTVDANQEGSVASATWNFVSNVSSDRQLHPRVLLSHIPLYRRDWTDCGPHRGSPIINQVIVLSGHDHDQCTVTHESKGGPVTEHTLGTISWQQGNLYPSFMLLSARKTPLSDTSLPEEAVLTRLCFLPMQTHIYIWYIVLFVLTILSLLLWPTSGLSFCHHQFDDMVECVRKLINIYRDGTKEKNEDENYEYEMIWGADGSMHLVKKVLAQPVTRTNNIGPVERGNAVMRATAKKSVNQLTEVCLSMETNADSEVDPKKLPPRASKSKAKMVIQRFVRTFRMLILIAAVNVPLYMMFLFKDWIDK; via the exons ATGAAAGGGCACGAGAAATTGACTCTGCTTCTATGCCTAATATGGACTGCAACCATCCTTTACGGCGAGATGTTCTCCTTTTACATGCCCTTTCTCTTCTCTTGCTCTTGGCCTCACCTTTCCTCATCCTCTTCTTCCGATTCCACT ATGAATGGAAAAGGTTATGCGGCTGATTATGTCAAAGTGGCTGTTATTGCTGATCCACAG ATCATGGACAAAACCTCCCTTCGCCTGCCGTCTAAATCACTTGCTTTGGAGTTTGTACAATTCTATACAGATTTGTTCATGCGCAGAGCCTTTTTCTCATCCATCCTTCCTTTCAAACCAGAAGTGATTttgtttttgggtgattattttgATGGAGGTCCTTATTTATCAGATGATGA ATGGCAGGAATCGTTAAGCCGTCTGAAGCATATGTTTGGTCTAAATACAGAAGAAATACATTCCACTGTTAAAGTTTACCACCTTCCTGGAAACCATGATATTGGTTATGCAACTCTTCAGTCTCATAAACCAGAG GTGGTTAGACGGTATGAAAAAGAATTTGGGAGCAGAAATTATCAATTCATGGTTGGAAAAGTGGAGTTTGTAGCTATTGATGCTCAAACTGTGGAT GCGAATCAAGAAGGAAGTGTTGCTTCAGCAACTTGGAATTTTGTTAGCAACGTCTCATCAG aTCGTCAATTACACCCAAGAGTTTTGTTGAGCCATATTCCATTATATCGGCGGGATTGGACTGATTGTGGACCACATCGTGGCTCTCCAATTATCAATCAG GTTATTGTTTTATCTGGTCATGATCATGATCAGTGTACAGTGACTCATGAGTCAAAGGGTGGACCTGTAACAGAG CACACTTTAGGGACTATAAGCTGGCAGCAAGGGAACCTCTATCCATCTTTCATGCTGTTATCTGCTAGAAAAACTCCACTCTCAGATACATCTTTGCCAGAAGAAGCTGTACTTACTCGTCTGTGCTTTCTTCCAATGCAAACACACATTTACATATG gtATATAGTACTATTTGTTTTGACCATCCTTTCTCTCCTTCTGTGGCCAACAAGTGGTCTGAGCTtttgtcatcatcaatttgatgATATGGTGGAATGTGTCAGAAAGTTGATAAACATCTATAGAGATGGGacaaaagagaaaaatgaagaCGAAAATTACGAGTATGAGATGATTTGGGGTGCAGATGGATCGATGCATCTTGTCAAAAAAGTTTTAGCCCAACCTGTCACACGCACAAATAATATAGGTCCAGTAGAGAG GGGCAATGCTGTGATGAGAGCAACTGCTAAGAAGAGTGTTAATCAGCTGACAGAGGTCTGCTTGAGTATGGAAACAAATGCAGATTCTGAGGTTGATCCAAAGAAGCTACCACCTAGAGCAAGCAAATCAAAGGCGAAGATGGTAATACAGAGGTTTGTTCGCACATTCCGAATGCTTATTCTCATTGCTGCGGTGAACGTTCCTCTATACATGATGTTCTTGTTCAAAGATTGGATTGACAAATAA
- the LOC107890468 gene encoding uncharacterized protein C630.12 isoform X3: MNGKGYAADYVKVAVIADPQIMDKTSLRLPSKSLALEFVQFYTDLFMRRAFFSSILPFKPEVILFLGDYFDGGPYLSDDEWQESLSRLKHMFGLNTEEIHSTVKVYHLPGNHDIGYATLQSHKPEVVRRYEKEFGSRNYQFMVGKVEFVAIDAQTVDANQEGSVASATWNFVSNVSSDRQLHPRVLLSHIPLYRRDWTDCGPHRGSPIINQRIRHNIYDKEVSYQNYITEESSNQLLNLIRPVIVLSGHDHDQCTVTHESKGGPVTEHTLGTISWQQGNLYPSFMLLSARKTPLSDTSLPEEAVLTRLCFLPMQTHIYIWYIVLFVLTILSLLLWPTSGLSFCHHQFDDMVECVRKLINIYRDGTKEKNEDENYEYEMIWGADGSMHLVKKVLAQPVTRTNNIGPVERGNAVMRATAKKSVNQLTEVCLSMETNADSEVDPKKLPPRASKSKAKMVIQRFVRTFRMLILIAAVNVPLYMMFLFKDWIDK, translated from the exons ATGAATGGAAAAGGTTATGCGGCTGATTATGTCAAAGTGGCTGTTATTGCTGATCCACAG ATCATGGACAAAACCTCCCTTCGCCTGCCGTCTAAATCACTTGCTTTGGAGTTTGTACAATTCTATACAGATTTGTTCATGCGCAGAGCCTTTTTCTCATCCATCCTTCCTTTCAAACCAGAAGTGATTttgtttttgggtgattattttgATGGAGGTCCTTATTTATCAGATGATGA ATGGCAGGAATCGTTAAGCCGTCTGAAGCATATGTTTGGTCTAAATACAGAAGAAATACATTCCACTGTTAAAGTTTACCACCTTCCTGGAAACCATGATATTGGTTATGCAACTCTTCAGTCTCATAAACCAGAG GTGGTTAGACGGTATGAAAAAGAATTTGGGAGCAGAAATTATCAATTCATGGTTGGAAAAGTGGAGTTTGTAGCTATTGATGCTCAAACTGTGGAT GCGAATCAAGAAGGAAGTGTTGCTTCAGCAACTTGGAATTTTGTTAGCAACGTCTCATCAG aTCGTCAATTACACCCAAGAGTTTTGTTGAGCCATATTCCATTATATCGGCGGGATTGGACTGATTGTGGACCACATCGTGGCTCTCCAATTATCAATCAG CGAATACGGCATAATATTTATGATAAAGAAGTAAG TTATCAGAACTACATCACTGAGGAATCATCTAACCAATTGCTAAACTTAATCAGACCA GTTATTGTTTTATCTGGTCATGATCATGATCAGTGTACAGTGACTCATGAGTCAAAGGGTGGACCTGTAACAGAG CACACTTTAGGGACTATAAGCTGGCAGCAAGGGAACCTCTATCCATCTTTCATGCTGTTATCTGCTAGAAAAACTCCACTCTCAGATACATCTTTGCCAGAAGAAGCTGTACTTACTCGTCTGTGCTTTCTTCCAATGCAAACACACATTTACATATG gtATATAGTACTATTTGTTTTGACCATCCTTTCTCTCCTTCTGTGGCCAACAAGTGGTCTGAGCTtttgtcatcatcaatttgatgATATGGTGGAATGTGTCAGAAAGTTGATAAACATCTATAGAGATGGGacaaaagagaaaaatgaagaCGAAAATTACGAGTATGAGATGATTTGGGGTGCAGATGGATCGATGCATCTTGTCAAAAAAGTTTTAGCCCAACCTGTCACACGCACAAATAATATAGGTCCAGTAGAGAG GGGCAATGCTGTGATGAGAGCAACTGCTAAGAAGAGTGTTAATCAGCTGACAGAGGTCTGCTTGAGTATGGAAACAAATGCAGATTCTGAGGTTGATCCAAAGAAGCTACCACCTAGAGCAAGCAAATCAAAGGCGAAGATGGTAATACAGAGGTTTGTTCGCACATTCCGAATGCTTATTCTCATTGCTGCGGTGAACGTTCCTCTATACATGATGTTCTTGTTCAAAGATTGGATTGACAAATAA